From one Takifugu rubripes chromosome 14, fTakRub1.2, whole genome shotgun sequence genomic stretch:
- the slc25a48 gene encoding solute carrier family 25 member 48 isoform X1: protein MNPSKSLQLDHFLAGWIGGASSVVVGHPLDTVKTRLQAGRGYKNTLHCILSIYRKETVSGFFKGMSFPLASITVYNSVVFGFFSNAQRFISQYRYGDERRPCGLGDLTVASALTGLMSVGLGAPVELVKIRLQMQTQTIVAENLHLAGNMANGTNIPLSSVQMPGQRQYRGPLHCISSILRTEGLQGLYRGAGAMILRDVPGYVLYFIPYTIFCNLLKPDASSDPHPGSIWLAGGLAGSISWVTATPADVVKSRLQADTQQTRKFRGILHCIVVSYKSEGAQVFFRGASVNAIRGFPMSATMFLAYELSLQFFRSL from the exons ATGAACCCTTCTAAGAGCCTCCAGTTGGACCATTTCCTCGCTGGATGGATCGGCG GAGCCTCCAGCGTTGTTGTGGGCCACCCGCTGGACACCGTGAAG ACGCGCCTGCAGGCGGGGAGAGGCTACAAGAACACGCTGCACTGCATCCTCAGCATCTACAGGAAGGAAACG gtcaGCGGCTTCTTTAAGGGAATGTCGTTCCCACTCGCCAGCATCACCGTCTATAATTCGGtggtgtttggcttcttcaGCAATGCACAGAGATTCATCAGTCAGTATCGCTATGGCGACGAGCGGCGTCCCTGCGGCCTGGGGGACCTGACTGTGGCCAGCGCGCTGACGGGCCTGATGTCGGTGGGTCTGGGAGCCCCAGTGGAGCTGGTCAAGATCCGCCTCCAAATGCAGACGCAGACGATCGTAGCAG aGAACCTCCACCTTGCTGGGAACATGGCGAATGGCACCAACATCCCCCTGAGCTCTGTGCAGATGCCCGGTCAGAGGCAGTACCGAGGCCCTCTGCACTGCATCAGCAGCATCCTGCGGACCGAGGGCCTGCAGGGCCTGTACCGGGGGGCGGGGGCCATGATCCTGAGGGACGTTCCTGGATACGTGCTCTACTTCATCCCTTACACCATCTTCTGCAACCTGCTGAAACCAGACGCCAGTTCAGACCCTCATCCCGGTTCCATCTGGCTGGCCGGAGGACTCGCAG GGTCCATTTCCTGGGTCACCGCCACGCCTGCCGATGTGGTGAAAAGTCGCCTGCAGGCCGACACCCAGCAGACCAGGAAGTTCAGAGGAATCCTCCACTGCATCGTCGTGAGCTACAAGTCTGAAGGAGCCCAG GTTTTCTTCCGCGGAGCGTCCGTAAACGCCATCCGAGGGTTCCCCATGAGCGCCACCATGTTTCTCGCCTACGAACTGTCGCTGCAGTTCTTCAGGAGCCTTTAG
- the slc25a48 gene encoding solute carrier family 25 member 48 isoform X3, producing the protein MNPSKSLQLDHFLAGWIGGASSVVVGHPLDTVKTRLQAGRGYKNTLHCILSIYRKETVSGFFKGMSFPLASITVYNSVVFGFFSNAQRFISQYRYGDERRPCGLGDLTVASALTGLMSVGLGAPVELVKIRLQMQTQTIVAENLHLAGNMANGTNIPLSSVQMPGQRQYRGPLHCISSILRTEGLQGLYRGAGAMILRDVPGYVLYFIPYTIFCNLLKPDASSDPHPGSIWLAGGLAGSGSAGSLQTQFQTQFQTQFQTQFQTELHVGPFGPVIHLRLSFPHTFYLMFAV; encoded by the exons ATGAACCCTTCTAAGAGCCTCCAGTTGGACCATTTCCTCGCTGGATGGATCGGCG GAGCCTCCAGCGTTGTTGTGGGCCACCCGCTGGACACCGTGAAG ACGCGCCTGCAGGCGGGGAGAGGCTACAAGAACACGCTGCACTGCATCCTCAGCATCTACAGGAAGGAAACG gtcaGCGGCTTCTTTAAGGGAATGTCGTTCCCACTCGCCAGCATCACCGTCTATAATTCGGtggtgtttggcttcttcaGCAATGCACAGAGATTCATCAGTCAGTATCGCTATGGCGACGAGCGGCGTCCCTGCGGCCTGGGGGACCTGACTGTGGCCAGCGCGCTGACGGGCCTGATGTCGGTGGGTCTGGGAGCCCCAGTGGAGCTGGTCAAGATCCGCCTCCAAATGCAGACGCAGACGATCGTAGCAG aGAACCTCCACCTTGCTGGGAACATGGCGAATGGCACCAACATCCCCCTGAGCTCTGTGCAGATGCCCGGTCAGAGGCAGTACCGAGGCCCTCTGCACTGCATCAGCAGCATCCTGCGGACCGAGGGCCTGCAGGGCCTGTACCGGGGGGCGGGGGCCATGATCCTGAGGGACGTTCCTGGATACGTGCTCTACTTCATCCCTTACACCATCTTCTGCAACCTGCTGAAACCAGACGCCAGTTCAGACCCTCATCCCGGTTCCATCTGGCTGGCCGGAGGACTCGCAG GTTCAGGATCAGCCGGTTCACTCCAGACACAGTTCCAGACACAGTTCCAGACACAGTTCCAG ACACAGTTCCAGACAGAGCTGCACGTTGGACCTTTTGGTCCCGTCATTCATTTACGTCTCTCGTTTCCTCACACATTTTATCTTATGTTTGCTGTTTAA
- the slc25a48 gene encoding solute carrier family 25 member 48 isoform X2: MNPSKSLQLDHFLAGWIGGASSVVVGHPLDTVKTRLQAGRGYKNTLHCILSIYRKETVSGFFKGMSFPLASITVYNSVVFGFFSNAQRFISQYRYGDERRPCGLGDLTVASALTGLMSVGLGAPVELVKIRLQMQTQTIVAENLHLAGNMANGTNIPLSSVQMPGQRQYRGPLHCISSILRTEGLQGLYRGAGAMILRDVPGYVLYFIPYTIFCNLLKPDASSDPHPGSIWLAGGLAGSGSAGSLQTQFQTQFQTQFQAQFQTQFQTQFQTELHVGPFGPVIHLRLSFPHTFYLMFAV, translated from the exons ATGAACCCTTCTAAGAGCCTCCAGTTGGACCATTTCCTCGCTGGATGGATCGGCG GAGCCTCCAGCGTTGTTGTGGGCCACCCGCTGGACACCGTGAAG ACGCGCCTGCAGGCGGGGAGAGGCTACAAGAACACGCTGCACTGCATCCTCAGCATCTACAGGAAGGAAACG gtcaGCGGCTTCTTTAAGGGAATGTCGTTCCCACTCGCCAGCATCACCGTCTATAATTCGGtggtgtttggcttcttcaGCAATGCACAGAGATTCATCAGTCAGTATCGCTATGGCGACGAGCGGCGTCCCTGCGGCCTGGGGGACCTGACTGTGGCCAGCGCGCTGACGGGCCTGATGTCGGTGGGTCTGGGAGCCCCAGTGGAGCTGGTCAAGATCCGCCTCCAAATGCAGACGCAGACGATCGTAGCAG aGAACCTCCACCTTGCTGGGAACATGGCGAATGGCACCAACATCCCCCTGAGCTCTGTGCAGATGCCCGGTCAGAGGCAGTACCGAGGCCCTCTGCACTGCATCAGCAGCATCCTGCGGACCGAGGGCCTGCAGGGCCTGTACCGGGGGGCGGGGGCCATGATCCTGAGGGACGTTCCTGGATACGTGCTCTACTTCATCCCTTACACCATCTTCTGCAACCTGCTGAAACCAGACGCCAGTTCAGACCCTCATCCCGGTTCCATCTGGCTGGCCGGAGGACTCGCAG GTTCAGGATCAGCCGGTTCACTCCAGACACAGTTCCAGACACAGTTCCAGACACAGTTCCAGGCACAGTTCCAGACACAGTTCCAGACACAGTTCCAG ACAGAGCTGCACGTTGGACCTTTTGGTCCCGTCATTCATTTACGTCTCTCGTTTCCTCACACATTTTATCTTATGTTTGCTGTTTAA
- the slc25a48 gene encoding solute carrier family 25 member 48 isoform X4 yields MNPSKSLQLDHFLAGWIGGASSVVVGHPLDTVKTRLQAGRGYKNTLHCILSIYRKETVSGFFKGMSFPLASITVYNSVVFGFFSNAQRFISQYRYGDERRPCGLGDLTVASALTGLMSVGLGAPVELVKIRLQMQTQTIVAENLHLAGNMANGTNIPLSSVQMPGQRQYRGPLHCISSILRTEGLQGLYRGAGAMILRDVPGYVLYFIPYTIFCNLLKPDASSDPHPGSIWLAGGLAAGATGGKRDFCVRSDTEILISMLV; encoded by the exons ATGAACCCTTCTAAGAGCCTCCAGTTGGACCATTTCCTCGCTGGATGGATCGGCG GAGCCTCCAGCGTTGTTGTGGGCCACCCGCTGGACACCGTGAAG ACGCGCCTGCAGGCGGGGAGAGGCTACAAGAACACGCTGCACTGCATCCTCAGCATCTACAGGAAGGAAACG gtcaGCGGCTTCTTTAAGGGAATGTCGTTCCCACTCGCCAGCATCACCGTCTATAATTCGGtggtgtttggcttcttcaGCAATGCACAGAGATTCATCAGTCAGTATCGCTATGGCGACGAGCGGCGTCCCTGCGGCCTGGGGGACCTGACTGTGGCCAGCGCGCTGACGGGCCTGATGTCGGTGGGTCTGGGAGCCCCAGTGGAGCTGGTCAAGATCCGCCTCCAAATGCAGACGCAGACGATCGTAGCAG aGAACCTCCACCTTGCTGGGAACATGGCGAATGGCACCAACATCCCCCTGAGCTCTGTGCAGATGCCCGGTCAGAGGCAGTACCGAGGCCCTCTGCACTGCATCAGCAGCATCCTGCGGACCGAGGGCCTGCAGGGCCTGTACCGGGGGGCGGGGGCCATGATCCTGAGGGACGTTCCTGGATACGTGCTCTACTTCATCCCTTACACCATCTTCTGCAACCTGCTGAAACCAGACGCCAGTTCAGACCCTCATCCCGGTTCCATCTGGCTGGCCGGAGGACTCGCAG CTGGAGCAACAGGTGGAAAACGGGATTTTTGTGTTCGGAGCGACACAGAAATCCTGATTTCCATGTTGGTTTGA